Proteins encoded by one window of Porphyrobacter sp. YT40:
- the virB11 gene encoding P-type DNA transfer ATPase VirB11 produces MSADIHRLGGDEGAAVPLTAERSVYLDAYLAPFRRWLERDTVTEIMVNRPGEVWIEDAASPGMQRIDTPEIDDRLVQRLAEQVARVSHQGINREHPLLGATLPDGARVQFCGPPAARKHWVMAIRRHRRLDLPLDAYDTGPLAGEAVPDLPDPNASPITFLRAAIRARRTILISGGTSTGKTTFLNAMLGEIPPEERVVLVEDTPELKFPGANAVGLVAVKGELGEAKVTANELLQAALRLRPDRIVLGELRGAESVSFLRAINTGHPGSFSTIHANSLRGALEQLSLMVMQTGIGLTRQDTIAYAAGVIDVIVQLGRDANGKRGITAIADSKTLV; encoded by the coding sequence ATGAGCGCGGACATCCACCGGCTGGGGGGCGACGAGGGCGCAGCCGTGCCGCTGACGGCGGAGCGGAGCGTCTATCTCGACGCCTATCTCGCGCCCTTCCGCCGCTGGTTGGAACGCGACACGGTGACCGAGATCATGGTCAACCGCCCCGGCGAAGTATGGATTGAGGATGCCGCCAGCCCCGGCATGCAACGCATCGACACGCCCGAGATCGACGACCGGCTGGTGCAGCGCCTGGCCGAACAGGTCGCGCGCGTCTCGCATCAGGGGATCAACCGCGAGCATCCGCTGCTCGGCGCGACCCTGCCCGATGGTGCGCGGGTGCAATTCTGCGGGCCGCCCGCGGCGCGCAAGCATTGGGTGATGGCGATCCGCCGCCACCGCCGGCTCGACCTGCCGCTCGATGCCTATGACACCGGCCCGCTGGCGGGCGAGGCGGTGCCTGACCTGCCCGATCCCAATGCCTCGCCCATCACATTCCTGCGCGCCGCGATCCGCGCGCGGCGCACTATCCTTATCTCGGGCGGTACGAGCACCGGCAAGACCACCTTTTTGAACGCCATGCTCGGCGAGATCCCGCCTGAAGAGCGCGTGGTGCTGGTCGAGGATACGCCCGAGCTGAAATTCCCCGGCGCCAACGCGGTCGGGCTGGTCGCCGTCAAGGGCGAGCTGGGGGAGGCCAAGGTCACCGCCAACGAGCTGCTGCAAGCCGCGCTGCGCCTGCGCCCCGACCGCATCGTGCTGGGCGAATTGCGCGGGGCGGAGAGCGTCAGCTTCCTGCGCGCGATCAACACCGGGCACCCCGGCAGCTTCTCGACCATCCACGCCAACTCCTTGCGCGGTGCGCTCGAACAACTCTCGCTGATGGTGATGCAGACCGGAATCGGCCTGACCCGGCAGGACACCATCGCCTATGCCGCAGGCGTGATCGACGTGATCGTGCAACTGGGGCGCGATGCCAACGGTAAGCGCGGCATCACCGCCATAGCGGACAGCAAGACGCTGGTTTGA
- a CDS encoding type IV secretion system protein, whose amino-acid sequence MTAACDTAAQSMGTGVAAALSAVDCIASGVSEQAFNRLFGTDGQLTFALTLMLVLYVGFFAISLMLGRSNLGVRALLPKVITLGLVIGFATSFVAFSTVFYNIFIGAPDQIAGILTGTQGESATRVFAQKLDVVFLAIQQASGDTKDISAFSPPGMMWIGAMLLLLGTVGLLVTARIALALLLALGPIFVVLALFEGTRGLFTGWLKGLTMMALTPLFAVLGGTIMLEMAVPVLAALVAVPGQIDQQAAMAFFLIGAVHMALMLLSLKVAATMVSGWQVFGLVPSKERSRSDEGPRPVPVPQPGAATMPRSTAVLTPGAAAAPRRAEIAALQPVMAANDTGPGGATVRETRVLATSGGGGPVEPPGGGASRTRGIGNRFRTASSAKPVPAPKSPPPETYQ is encoded by the coding sequence ATGACTGCCGCTTGCGATACCGCCGCCCAGTCGATGGGCACAGGGGTTGCCGCCGCGCTGTCGGCGGTGGACTGCATCGCCAGTGGCGTCAGCGAGCAGGCCTTCAACCGCCTGTTCGGCACCGACGGCCAGCTCACCTTCGCGCTGACATTGATGCTGGTGCTCTATGTCGGCTTCTTCGCGATCTCGCTGATGCTGGGCCGCTCGAACCTCGGCGTGCGGGCGCTGCTGCCCAAGGTCATCACGCTGGGGCTGGTGATCGGCTTTGCGACCAGTTTCGTCGCCTTTTCGACCGTGTTCTACAACATCTTCATCGGTGCACCCGACCAGATTGCCGGCATCCTCACCGGCACGCAGGGCGAAAGCGCCACGCGGGTCTTCGCGCAGAAGCTCGACGTGGTGTTCCTCGCGATCCAGCAAGCGAGCGGGGATACCAAGGATATCAGCGCATTCTCGCCGCCTGGCATGATGTGGATCGGGGCGATGCTGCTCCTGCTGGGCACCGTCGGCTTGCTGGTCACCGCGCGCATCGCGCTGGCGCTGCTGCTGGCGCTGGGGCCGATTTTCGTGGTGCTGGCGCTGTTCGAAGGCACGCGCGGCCTGTTCACCGGCTGGCTCAAGGGGTTGACGATGATGGCGCTCACGCCGCTTTTCGCGGTGCTCGGCGGCACGATCATGCTCGAGATGGCGGTGCCCGTGCTCGCCGCATTGGTCGCGGTGCCGGGCCAGATCGATCAGCAGGCAGCGATGGCCTTCTTCCTGATCGGCGCGGTCCACATGGCGCTGATGCTGCTTTCGCTCAAGGTCGCCGCAACGATGGTGTCGGGCTGGCAGGTATTCGGTCTGGTGCCCTCGAAAGAGCGCAGCCGCAGCGACGAGGGCCCGCGCCCCGTTCCGGTGCCGCAGCCGGGCGCAGCCACCATGCCGCGCAGCACCGCCGTGCTCACCCCCGGAGCCGCCGCCGCACCGCGCCGGGCCGAGATCGCCGCGCTTCAGCCGGTGATGGCCGCCAACGATACCGGGCCGGGCGGCGCCACTGTGCGCGAAACCCGCGTGCTGGCGACCAGCGGCGGGGGAGGGCCGGTCGAACCGCCGGGCGGCGGCGCCTCGCGCACCCGCGGGATCGGCAACCGCTTCCGCACCGCGTCATCCGCCAAGCCCGTTCCTGCCCCCAAATCCCCCCCTCCGGAGACCTACCAATGA
- a CDS encoding Ppx/GppA family phosphatase, whose translation MIWRRRREGRDGGLAGAAPERAIIDIGSNTVRLVVYGGTMRAPTVLLNEKVTARLGREIAATGRLADEAMAMALRGLKRFALLLADLGVTDIDTVATAAVRDAANGGEFVDQLRALGLKPRVISGEEEALLSAHGVIGAFPDARGIVADLGGGSLELVKVAAGTTESATSLPLGTLRLPDYRPPGRKGEGARAEMMKALDKAIRKGGWDLSGNPPEANGTLYLVGGTWRAMAVFAMAFQRYALSDPHGYEVDAATARQLVAALAATDADTIKARDRISSMRAEKLPDAAVLLQALLARLAPEKVVFSSWGLREGLLYDRLPAHTRTQDPLLAGVAVFAAQRASEATLATRMAAWTLDAAPAREHGSERLRLAATMLALAAMQIEPNIRLPQAINWALHKRWVGIDGKGRAMLAAAISANGNQLNLPAEVRALASAEALEEALRWGLALRLARRLGAQSRRSLEVSRLVVEGDTLVLRLAESHAALFGQPTEKDMKLLSQRLKLGWRVDVVPESAL comes from the coding sequence ATGATCTGGCGCAGACGACGCGAGGGGCGCGATGGCGGTCTGGCGGGCGCTGCGCCCGAACGCGCGATCATCGACATCGGCTCGAACACGGTGCGTCTCGTCGTCTACGGCGGAACGATGCGCGCGCCGACGGTGCTGCTCAACGAGAAGGTGACCGCGCGGCTCGGGCGCGAGATCGCGGCCACCGGCAGGCTCGCGGACGAGGCGATGGCGATGGCGCTGCGCGGGCTCAAGCGGTTCGCGCTGCTGCTCGCCGATCTCGGCGTGACCGATATCGACACCGTCGCGACGGCAGCGGTGCGCGATGCGGCCAATGGCGGCGAATTCGTCGACCAGTTGCGCGCGCTGGGGCTGAAGCCGCGGGTAATCTCGGGCGAGGAGGAAGCGCTGCTCAGCGCGCATGGCGTGATCGGCGCCTTCCCCGACGCGCGCGGGATCGTGGCCGATCTGGGCGGCGGCAGTCTCGAACTGGTCAAGGTGGCCGCGGGCACCACCGAAAGCGCCACCAGCCTGCCGCTGGGCACGCTGCGGCTGCCCGACTATCGTCCCCCGGGCCGCAAGGGCGAGGGCGCGCGGGCGGAGATGATGAAGGCGCTCGACAAGGCGATCCGCAAGGGCGGGTGGGACTTGTCCGGCAATCCGCCCGAGGCCAATGGCACGCTCTATCTGGTGGGCGGCACCTGGCGCGCGATGGCGGTCTTCGCGATGGCGTTCCAGCGCTATGCCCTGAGCGATCCGCACGGCTACGAAGTCGATGCCGCGACTGCCCGCCAACTGGTCGCGGCGCTGGCGGCGACCGACGCGGACACGATCAAGGCGCGCGACCGCATCTCCTCGATGCGTGCCGAAAAACTGCCCGATGCCGCAGTGCTGTTGCAGGCGCTGCTGGCGCGGCTCGCGCCGGAGAAGGTCGTGTTCTCGTCATGGGGCCTGCGCGAGGGGCTGCTCTATGATCGCCTTCCCGCGCACACCCGGACGCAGGATCCGCTGCTCGCCGGGGTGGCGGTGTTCGCCGCCCAGCGCGCTTCCGAAGCGACGCTTGCGACCCGGATGGCGGCCTGGACGCTCGATGCGGCGCCGGCGCGCGAACATGGCAGCGAGCGGCTGCGGCTGGCGGCGACCATGCTCGCGCTCGCCGCGATGCAGATCGAGCCCAACATCCGTCTCCCCCAGGCGATCAACTGGGCGCTGCACAAGCGCTGGGTGGGGATCGACGGCAAGGGTCGGGCGATGCTTGCCGCCGCGATTTCGGCCAATGGCAACCAGCTCAATCTTCCCGCCGAAGTGCGCGCGCTCGCCAGTGCCGAGGCGCTGGAGGAAGCGCTGCGCTGGGGCCTCGCCCTGCGGCTGGCCCGCAGGCTGGGGGCGCAATCGCGCCGCTCGCTCGAAGTCAGCCGGCTGGTGGTGGAGGGTGACACGCTGGTGCTGCGCCTCGCCGAAAGCCACGCCGCGCTGTTCGGCCAGCCGACCGAGAAGGACATGAAGCTGCTCAGCCAGCGGTTGAAGCTGGGCTGGCGGGTCGACGTGGTGCCCGAAAGCGCGCTCTAG
- a CDS encoding VirB4 family type IV secretion/conjugal transfer ATPase: MPRKWIGAAAWSAKEAKVGDRLPYARLIDENTVLLRDGSVMSAIQVPGLLFETEDSDALNAHAATREVMLRSTLDARFVMYHHVIRRRVEVELDAEFPDALSRHIDARWKQRLAGGSLFINDQFVTLIRRPARGKTGLPERMSKLFSRAGADELEADPRDVRSLKAAITGLVASLQNYGAAVLGDYQAPGASGTNSEMLELLSALYNGEMRPVRRPSPDTDIGHMLPYRRASFGLDAMELRGSAAPDFAAILGLKDYPEATSPGLLDNLLRLPFEMVVSESYAPNERTTAKERIDLALRRSRSVDEEAAAERAEMLSARDALGNGAVGFGDHHLTVLVREATLPRLDDAMAACAAALADTGAIAVREDTNLEPAFWAQFPGNEEYIVRRALISSANMAGFGSFHGFALGQASGNHWGDAVTLLETTSATPFFFNFHHGDLGNFSVIGPSGSGKTVVMNFLAAQAQKFKPRTILFDKDRGAELFIRGIGGRYSRIAPGDPTGFNPLSLPDSPANRAFLRDWLSVLLKAEGPEEFATISAAVDATYANDPSLRRLRHFKELLSGTRRPQPGDLADRLAAWIGAPGGDGGEHAWLFDNDRDRLDLSERVLGFDMTALLENPRLRTPTMMYLFHRIDERLDGQPTMILIDEGWKALDDEVFAARIRDWLKTLRKRNALVGFATQSARDALDSRISTALVEQTATMVFMPNSRARPEDYCDGFGLTAHEFALIRSLPAHSRCFLVRQPDASVVVRLDLSGAPEVLTILSGRESAVRRLDLLREAVGDEPSAWFPSLTGRAWPDGAAAEDDPMWQAAE, from the coding sequence ATGCCCCGTAAATGGATCGGTGCCGCCGCGTGGAGCGCGAAGGAAGCCAAGGTCGGTGACCGGCTGCCCTATGCCCGGCTGATTGACGAGAACACCGTGCTGCTGCGCGATGGCAGCGTGATGAGCGCAATCCAAGTGCCCGGCCTGCTGTTCGAAACCGAGGATTCGGACGCGCTCAACGCCCATGCCGCGACGCGCGAGGTGATGCTGCGCAGCACGCTCGATGCGCGCTTCGTGATGTATCACCACGTCATCCGCCGCCGGGTGGAGGTGGAGCTCGACGCGGAATTCCCCGATGCCTTGTCGCGCCATATCGATGCGCGCTGGAAGCAGCGGCTGGCGGGGGGATCGCTGTTCATCAACGACCAGTTCGTCACCCTGATCCGCCGCCCCGCGCGTGGCAAGACCGGCCTGCCCGAGCGGATGAGCAAGCTGTTCAGCCGCGCCGGAGCCGACGAGCTCGAGGCCGATCCCAGGGACGTGCGCAGCCTCAAGGCGGCGATCACCGGGCTGGTCGCCAGCTTGCAGAATTATGGCGCGGCGGTGCTGGGAGACTATCAGGCCCCCGGCGCGTCAGGCACCAATTCGGAAATGCTCGAGCTGCTCTCGGCGCTCTACAACGGCGAGATGCGCCCGGTGCGCCGCCCTTCGCCCGACACCGATATCGGCCACATGCTGCCCTATCGCCGCGCCTCCTTCGGCCTCGATGCGATGGAACTGCGGGGCAGCGCCGCGCCGGACTTTGCGGCGATTCTCGGCCTCAAGGATTACCCCGAGGCGACCTCGCCCGGCCTGCTCGACAACCTCCTGCGCCTGCCGTTCGAGATGGTGGTCAGCGAAAGCTACGCCCCCAACGAGCGCACCACCGCCAAGGAGCGGATCGACCTCGCGCTGCGCCGTTCGCGCTCGGTGGACGAGGAAGCCGCCGCCGAACGCGCCGAGATGCTGTCGGCCCGCGATGCGCTGGGCAACGGGGCGGTGGGCTTCGGCGACCATCACCTGACCGTGCTGGTGCGCGAGGCGACGCTTCCCCGATTGGATGACGCGATGGCCGCCTGCGCCGCCGCGCTCGCCGACACCGGCGCGATCGCGGTGCGCGAGGACACCAATCTTGAACCCGCCTTCTGGGCGCAGTTCCCGGGGAACGAGGAATATATCGTGCGCCGCGCGCTGATTTCCTCGGCCAACATGGCGGGCTTCGGCAGCTTCCACGGCTTTGCGCTGGGGCAGGCGAGCGGCAATCACTGGGGCGATGCGGTGACGCTGCTGGAGACCACCAGCGCCACGCCGTTCTTCTTCAACTTCCACCACGGCGACCTAGGCAATTTCTCGGTCATCGGGCCGTCGGGTTCGGGCAAGACCGTGGTGATGAACTTCCTCGCCGCGCAGGCGCAGAAGTTCAAACCGCGCACCATCCTGTTCGACAAGGATCGCGGCGCGGAGCTGTTCATTCGCGGGATCGGCGGGCGATATAGCCGCATCGCGCCGGGCGATCCGACCGGGTTCAACCCGCTTTCTCTGCCCGACAGCCCCGCCAACCGCGCCTTCCTGCGCGACTGGCTGAGCGTGCTGCTGAAAGCCGAAGGGCCGGAGGAATTCGCGACCATCAGCGCGGCGGTCGATGCGACCTATGCCAATGATCCCTCGCTGCGGCGGCTGCGGCATTTCAAGGAGCTGCTCTCGGGCACGCGCCGTCCGCAGCCGGGCGATCTGGCCGACCGGCTGGCGGCGTGGATCGGTGCGCCCGGCGGGGACGGGGGCGAGCATGCCTGGCTGTTCGACAATGATCGCGACCGGCTCGACCTGTCGGAGCGCGTGCTCGGCTTCGACATGACCGCGCTGCTCGAAAACCCGCGCCTGCGCACGCCGACGATGATGTATCTGTTCCACCGCATCGACGAGCGGCTGGACGGGCAGCCGACCATGATCCTGATCGACGAGGGCTGGAAGGCGCTCGACGACGAGGTCTTCGCCGCGCGCATCCGCGACTGGCTCAAGACGCTGCGGAAACGCAACGCGCTGGTCGGCTTTGCCACCCAGTCGGCGCGCGATGCGCTCGACAGCCGGATTTCGACCGCGCTGGTCGAGCAGACCGCGACGATGGTGTTCATGCCCAACTCGCGCGCTCGCCCTGAGGATTATTGCGACGGCTTCGGCCTCACGGCTCACGAATTCGCGCTGATCCGCTCGCTCCCGGCGCACAGCCGCTGCTTCCTCGTGCGGCAGCCTGATGCGAGCGTGGTGGTGCGGCTCGATCTGTCAGGTGCGCCCGAGGTGCTGACGATCCTCTCGGGCCGCGAGAGCGCGGTGCGGCGGCTCGATCTGCTGCGCGAGGCGGTGGGCGATGAGCCTTCGGCCTGGTTCCCCTCGCTTACCGGCCGGGCGTGGCCCGATGGCGCGGCGGCGGAGGACGATCCCATGTGGCAGGCCGCCGAATGA
- a CDS encoding TrbG/VirB9 family P-type conjugative transfer protein: protein MTRAVLLAALALGLAAPLAAQDSRLQTLVFDENAVVRIEGKVKVQTTIKFAPDEVIENVAIGDSAAWQVQPNKAQSILFVKPLDPVARTNMTVVTDKRTYLFDLIASPKNSAVYVMQFRYPELERAAEEARLAAIAEAEAEAARAAAAPAEQRLADADPFATSDPAQLNFEWASAGRSALLPKRVFDNGEGVFLTWAEGADIPAILIANEKGDEGPVNFTVRGDTVVVDGVPAQLILRNGRDTATLTNIGPARATSRQAGLDRTKPDRESN from the coding sequence ATGACCCGCGCCGTGCTGCTCGCCGCGCTCGCTCTCGGCCTCGCCGCGCCTCTCGCGGCGCAGGACAGCCGCTTGCAAACGCTTGTCTTCGACGAGAACGCCGTGGTGCGGATCGAGGGCAAGGTGAAGGTGCAGACCACCATCAAGTTCGCGCCCGACGAAGTGATCGAGAATGTCGCGATCGGCGATTCCGCCGCGTGGCAGGTGCAGCCCAACAAGGCGCAGTCGATCCTCTTCGTGAAGCCGCTCGATCCGGTCGCGCGCACCAACATGACCGTGGTGACCGACAAGCGCACCTACCTGTTCGATCTGATCGCCAGCCCGAAAAATTCTGCCGTCTACGTCATGCAGTTCCGCTATCCCGAGCTGGAACGCGCGGCCGAGGAAGCCCGCCTTGCCGCCATCGCCGAGGCCGAGGCCGAAGCCGCCCGCGCCGCTGCCGCCCCCGCAGAGCAGAGGCTCGCCGATGCCGATCCCTTTGCCACCAGCGACCCTGCGCAGCTCAATTTCGAATGGGCCAGCGCCGGCCGCTCCGCCCTGCTGCCCAAGCGCGTGTTCGACAATGGCGAGGGCGTGTTCCTGACATGGGCGGAGGGCGCGGATATCCCCGCGATCCTGATCGCCAACGAGAAGGGTGACGAGGGCCCGGTCAACTTCACCGTGCGCGGCGATACCGTGGTGGTGGACGGGGTTCCGGCGCAGCTGATCCTGCGCAACGGGCGCGACACCGCGACCCTCACCAATATTGGCCCCGCGCGCGCGACTTCGCGGCAGGCGGGCCTCGACCGAACCAAGCCTGACAGGGAGAGCAACTGA
- a CDS encoding RNA degradosome polyphosphate kinase → MAELGPDESPYFNRELSWLQFNQRVLAEADNPAYPLLERLRFLSISGSNLDEFMMIRVAGLVGQVQRRLATPSIDGRSPTQQLAAIREKLTELSAIQQTIWRKVRDGLAGADIHIADEQRVSAAAHKWLKGYFLNEILPIITPQALDPAHPFPFVQNRGLGLLFTLTRDATREQLIEMVLIPSALPRFVRVPDEVTGGSGALYISIASLIQRYASALFPGFAIEGDGLFRVLRDSDIEIEEEAEDLVRTFRSAIQRRRRGQVIQLELEEDFDPAAETLLREQLGINEAAVIKTDGMIGIDGLSEIVGEDRPDLKFDAYSPRFPERIREHDGDAFSAIREKDIIIHHPYESFEVVVDFIRQAALDPDVVAIKQTLYRAGSQSAVVGALIEAAEAGKSVTAVVELKARFDEEQNLKWASKLERAGVQVIYGFTDWKTHAKVAMVVRREGDGFRSYCHFGTGNYHPVTARVYTDLSFFTADPKLARDAAKMFNFITGYVEPHELERIHIAPIDLRQEIYNRIDAEIAHARKGKPAAIWMKCNQLTDEGVIDRLYAASNAGVQVELVVRGICCLRPGMAGMSENIRVKSVIGRFLEHSRIYAFGNGHGLPSAQSAVFIASADMMGRNLDRRIETLIPILNRTVHDQVLQQVLLANMLDTEQSWWLHSDGSYSRVETEEGARPFNCHRYFMTNPSLSGRGGSLEAGAVPKLSLRRGASA, encoded by the coding sequence ATGGCCGAACTCGGGCCTGATGAATCCCCCTATTTCAACCGCGAACTGAGCTGGCTGCAATTCAACCAGCGCGTTCTGGCCGAGGCGGACAATCCCGCTTACCCATTGCTCGAAAGGCTGCGGTTCCTGTCGATTTCCGGCAGCAATCTCGACGAATTCATGATGATCCGCGTCGCCGGGCTGGTCGGGCAGGTGCAGCGGCGGCTGGCGACGCCGTCCATCGACGGGCGCAGCCCCACGCAGCAGCTTGCCGCAATTCGCGAGAAGCTGACCGAACTCAGCGCCATCCAGCAGACGATCTGGCGCAAGGTACGAGATGGCCTCGCGGGCGCTGACATCCACATCGCCGATGAACAGCGCGTCAGCGCGGCGGCGCACAAGTGGCTGAAGGGCTATTTCCTCAACGAGATCCTGCCGATCATCACGCCCCAGGCGCTCGACCCGGCACATCCCTTTCCTTTCGTTCAGAACCGCGGGCTGGGCCTGCTCTTCACGCTGACCCGCGATGCGACGCGCGAACAGCTGATCGAGATGGTGCTGATCCCCAGCGCCCTGCCGCGTTTCGTGCGCGTGCCGGACGAGGTGACGGGCGGCAGCGGGGCGCTGTATATTTCCATCGCCAGCCTGATCCAGCGCTATGCCTCCGCACTGTTTCCCGGCTTCGCGATCGAGGGTGACGGCCTGTTCCGGGTGCTGCGCGACAGCGATATCGAGATCGAGGAAGAGGCCGAGGATCTGGTGCGCACCTTCCGCAGCGCGATCCAGCGCCGCCGCCGCGGTCAGGTGATCCAGCTGGAGCTGGAAGAGGATTTCGACCCCGCAGCCGAGACTTTGCTGCGCGAACAACTCGGCATCAACGAGGCCGCCGTCATCAAGACCGATGGCATGATCGGGATCGACGGGCTCTCCGAAATCGTCGGCGAGGATCGCCCCGATCTCAAGTTCGATGCCTATTCCCCGCGCTTTCCCGAACGCATCCGCGAGCATGACGGCGATGCCTTTTCGGCGATCCGGGAGAAGGACATCATCATCCACCACCCCTATGAAAGCTTCGAGGTGGTGGTCGACTTCATCCGGCAGGCCGCGCTCGACCCCGACGTGGTGGCGATCAAGCAGACGCTCTACCGCGCGGGTTCTCAGTCGGCGGTGGTGGGTGCGCTGATCGAGGCGGCCGAGGCAGGCAAGTCGGTGACGGCGGTTGTCGAGCTCAAGGCCCGCTTCGACGAAGAGCAGAACCTCAAGTGGGCAAGCAAGCTCGAACGTGCGGGCGTGCAGGTGATCTACGGCTTCACCGATTGGAAAACCCACGCCAAGGTGGCGATGGTGGTGCGGCGCGAGGGCGATGGCTTCCGCAGCTATTGCCACTTCGGCACCGGCAATTACCACCCGGTCACCGCGCGGGTGTATACCGACCTCAGCTTTTTCACCGCCGATCCCAAGCTGGCGCGCGATGCGGCCAAGATGTTCAACTTCATCACCGGCTATGTCGAGCCGCACGAGCTGGAGCGCATCCATATCGCGCCGATCGATCTGCGGCAGGAAATCTACAACCGGATCGACGCCGAGATCGCCCATGCCCGCAAGGGCAAGCCGGCGGCGATCTGGATGAAGTGCAACCAGCTGACCGACGAAGGCGTGATCGACCGGCTCTACGCCGCCAGCAATGCCGGCGTGCAGGTGGAACTGGTGGTTCGCGGCATCTGCTGCCTGCGTCCGGGCATGGCGGGCATGAGCGAGAATATCCGCGTGAAGTCCGTGATCGGGCGCTTTCTCGAACACAGCCGCATCTACGCTTTCGGCAACGGCCACGGTCTGCCCAGCGCGCAGTCGGCGGTCTTCATCGCCTCGGCCGACATGATGGGGCGCAACCTCGACCGCCGGATCGAGACGCTGATCCCCATCCTCAACCGCACGGTGCACGATCAGGTGTTGCAGCAGGTGCTGCTCGCCAACATGCTCGACACCGAACAGAGCTGGTGGCTGCATTCCGACGGCAGCTATTCGCGGGTCGAGACCGAGGAGGGCGCGCGGCCCTTCAACTGTCACCGCTATTTCATGACCAACCCCTCGCTCTCCGGGCGCGGGGGTTCACTGGAGGCAGGGGCGGTGCCCAAGCTCAGCTTGCGACGGGGAGCTTCGGCATGA
- a CDS encoding TrbI/VirB10 family protein, with amino-acid sequence MRLAMRMPPKKGEAAESGDPRERESAEIIDLASRAAFPAVTDRKAKGDGLVLAAGVAVVGLLGAVTFWAMNSPSTPEPEGVGNPAVAPPAAAVPAPQPAQVPVDPNAQPAVVPANPAPAPVYAANPVGMPGQAMNPYATPQLVFDASQGRSLRVAEGTAPVPVPGAPGEVAGTGSAAAFASRVGGVGGAPAQARPMTSPSTTVTQGTLIPAVLETAINTDVPGFVRAVVSQDVKSFDGKRVLIPRSSRLIGQYQAGVEQGQRRAYVIWTRLIRPDGVSVDLASPAVGFDGTTGLAGDVNTHFLQRFGSGLLLSVVGGLGAIATGGVGGVIVAGGAQGAANSAVQSQGQIPPTIRVPMGEPIKIFVARDLDFSKAGS; translated from the coding sequence ATGCGCCTCGCGATGCGTATGCCGCCGAAGAAGGGCGAAGCCGCCGAGAGCGGCGATCCGCGGGAGCGCGAGAGCGCCGAGATCATCGATCTCGCCAGCCGCGCGGCCTTTCCTGCCGTCACCGACCGCAAGGCCAAGGGTGACGGGCTGGTGCTTGCTGCCGGGGTGGCGGTCGTCGGCCTGCTCGGCGCGGTGACCTTTTGGGCAATGAACTCCCCGAGTACGCCGGAACCGGAGGGGGTCGGCAATCCGGCGGTCGCTCCGCCCGCCGCCGCAGTGCCCGCGCCGCAGCCGGCGCAGGTGCCCGTCGATCCGAACGCGCAGCCTGCCGTAGTGCCTGCCAACCCCGCGCCCGCGCCGGTCTATGCCGCCAATCCCGTCGGGATGCCGGGGCAGGCGATGAACCCCTATGCGACCCCGCAGCTGGTGTTCGATGCCAGTCAGGGCCGGAGCCTGCGCGTGGCCGAAGGTACGGCTCCGGTGCCCGTGCCCGGTGCGCCCGGTGAAGTGGCAGGGACGGGCAGCGCGGCGGCCTTTGCGAGCCGTGTCGGCGGTGTCGGCGGCGCGCCCGCACAGGCCCGCCCGATGACTAGTCCTTCGACCACGGTGACGCAGGGCACGCTGATCCCCGCCGTGCTCGAAACCGCGATCAACACCGATGTGCCCGGCTTCGTGCGCGCGGTGGTGAGCCAGGACGTCAAGAGCTTCGATGGCAAGCGCGTGCTGATCCCGCGCTCCTCGCGCCTGATCGGCCAGTATCAGGCCGGGGTCGAGCAGGGCCAGCGCCGTGCCTATGTGATCTGGACGCGGCTGATCCGCCCCGATGGCGTTTCGGTCGACCTCGCCTCGCCTGCCGTGGGCTTCGACGGGACCACCGGGCTCGCAGGGGATGTGAACACCCACTTCCTCCAGCGCTTCGGTTCGGGCCTGCTGCTGTCGGTCGTGGGCGGCCTCGGTGCGATTGCGACCGGCGGGGTGGGCGGCGTGATCGTAGCGGGCGGCGCACAGGGCGCGGCCAATTCGGCGGTGCAGTCGCAGGGCCAGATCCCGCCGACGATCCGCGTGCCGATGGGCGAGCCGATCAAGATCTTCGTCGCGCGCGATCTCGATTTCAGCAAGGCCGGCAGCTGA